GGCCATAACCGAACGGGAAGATCCGCGCGATGCTTTCGTTTCCAATCATTATGGCAGCCTCGATGCATTGCCCGAGGGCAGTGTCGTCGGCACCTCAAGTTTGCGGCGCGAAAGTCAACTGCGTGCGCAATTCCCGCACCTTCAAGTGCAACCGTTGCGCGGTAACGTACAAACCCGCTTGCGCAAACTCGATGAAGGACAGTATGCGGCGATCATTCTGGCAGCCGCCGGTTTAAAAAGGCTGGGACTATCCGACCGCATCACAGCGTTGTTGAATCCCGGACAAAGCTTGCCCGCGGTCGGGCAAGGCGCTCTGGGAATCGAGTGCCGGGCCGACCGTACCGACTTGGTTGAATTGATGCAACCGCTGCACCACCCGGAAACCGCCTATTGCGTCGAAGCCGAGCGTGCCATGAGCCGTGTGTTGGGCGGCAGCTGCCAAGTGCCGCTGGGCGCGTTTGGTGAAATCATCAACGGTTCGTTGCAACTGCGCGGATTCGTGGCGCAGCCCGATGGCAGCCGCATTGTAAGCGATGCGCTGAATGGCAAACCGGAGAACGGCATTACGATGGGGCAGCAGCTGGCGCAAAAGCTCATTAATAAAGGTGCCGGTGAAATCCTGGCGGCCTTGGTCCCGGCAGAAGGCTGGAAATAACATTGCCTGCCAGCACACAACTTACCGGCCTTAACATAGTGGTTACCCGTCCGGCGCATCAATCCGCTTTTCTGGCGGAACAGATTCGCGCTTTGGGTGGCAATCCGATTTTACTTCCAGTTTTGGAAATTGCGGATGTTCCCGATTTGGAGCCGTTGAAGAATATCATCCTTCGCCTGGATGAATTCGACTGGGCAATTTTTGTCAGTCCGAATGCCGTCAACAAAAGCATGCCGTTGATCATCCGGCAGCGCGCACTGCCCGCGCATCTGAAAATCGCCACTGTCGGCAAAGGCAGCGCGGATACCTTGAAACAATA
The nucleotide sequence above comes from Gammaproteobacteria bacterium. Encoded proteins:
- the hemC gene encoding hydroxymethylbilane synthase, with the translated sequence MPNSLLSPQKIVIASRESLLAMWQAQFIQKCLRELYPQTEISILGMTTRGDQILDQSLSKIGGKGLFIKELEQALEDGRADIAVHSMKDMPMNVPEGFKLAAITEREDPRDAFVSNHYGSLDALPEGSVVGTSSLRRESQLRAQFPHLQVQPLRGNVQTRLRKLDEGQYAAIILAAAGLKRLGLSDRITALLNPGQSLPAVGQGALGIECRADRTDLVELMQPLHHPETAYCVEAERAMSRVLGGSCQVPLGAFGEIINGSLQLRGFVAQPDGSRIVSDALNGKPENGITMGQQLAQKLINKGAGEILAALVPAEGWK